A single window of Ammospiza caudacuta isolate bAmmCau1 chromosome 12, bAmmCau1.pri, whole genome shotgun sequence DNA harbors:
- the TRAIP gene encoding E3 ubiquitin-protein ligase TRAIP: MPIRAHCTICSDFFDNERDVAAVPCGHTFHQACLFQWFDTAPSRTCPQCRNQVSKRHIISKLFFDVTLDEQAAPDAETLQNELDKVKAQLSLKEKEKRECQAVVDGLRDTLDVRNATIESLQKMLGETEMLCSSLKKQMKFLEQQQEDNKSSKEEARRLRNKLRTMERIELLLQSQRSEVEEMIRDMGVGQAAVEQLAIYCVSLKKEYENLKEARKISGEMTEKLKKELFSVNNKLQKTTSELEKTKEELKSTQKDLKNADKEILSLKKKIDILQDTLKVPSVTRETLSRLVLESPAPMELQHPKLHRPAHSDEINLDATLDVATPEHQPCTAPLGPAKRQKLDKKPPPVVNLAKKVLKEAVENGADDLEDDALKGLLPAFIRNSFLSKKPSSGGVLGSHRNTGSVRMGYDGMGGRTKFIEPTNLAEIRPLQVRSKKKVSRPASAAPAPSSSSSQARMDTFLL; encoded by the exons ATGCCCATCCGCGCACACTGCACCATCTGCTCCGACTTCTTCGACAACGAGCGGGACGTGGCGGCCGTGCCGTGCGGGCACACCTTCCACCAGGCCTG CCTGTTCCAATGGTTTGACACTGCCCCGAGCCGGACATGCCCGCAGTGCAGGAACCAG GTCAGCAAAAGACACATCATCAGTAAGCTGTTTTTTGATGTTACCCTGGACGAGCAAGCAGCACCGGATGCTGAGACCTTGCAG AATGAACTGGACAAGGTGAAGGCCCAGCTGTCCTTGAAAG agaaagaaaagcgGGAATGCCAGGCTGTTGTGGACGGGCTGAGGGACACTCTGGATGTGCGCAATGCCACGATAGAGTCGCTCCAGAAGATGCTGGGAGAGACAGAGATGCTGTGCTCCTCTCTCAAG AAGCAGATGAaattcctggagcagcagcaggaggataACAAAAGTTCGAAGGAGGAGGCTCGCCGGCTGCGGAACAAGCTGAGAACCATGGAGAG GATCGAGCTGTTGCTTCAGAGTCAGCGCTCAGAAGTGGAGGAGATGATCAGAGACATGGGAGTtgggcaggcagcagtggaGCAGCTTGCAATCTACTGTGTCTCCCTCAAGAA GGAATATGAGAATTTGAAGGAGGCTCGGAAGATCTCTGGTGAGATGACAGAGAAGCTAAAAAAGGAGCTGTTTTCTGTCAATAATAAG TTGCAGAAAACGACTTCAGAGTTGGAGAAGACAAAGGAGGAGTTAAAAAGCACACAGAAGGATCTGAAGAATGCAGACAAGGAGATCTTG AGTTTGAAGAAGAAGATAGACATCCTGCAGGACACCCTGAAGGTCCCATCTGTAACCAGGGAAACACTCAGTCGGCTAGTCTTGGAAAG ccctgctcccatggagctgcagcatcccaagCTCCACCGCCCGGCCCACAGCGATGAGATCAATCTGGATGCCACGTTGGATGTGGCCACCCCTGAacaccagccctgcacagctcccctTGGCCCTGCAAAAAGGCAGAAGCTGGATAAAAAGCC GCCTCCTGTGGTAAATCTGGCGAAGAAAGTTCTGAAGGAAGCAGTGGAG AACGGGGCAGATGATCTGGAGGATGATGCTCTTAAAGGACTCTTGCCAGCATTCATCAGGAACTCTTTTCTCTCCAAGAAGCCATCTTCGGGTGGTGTGCTGGGTTCCCACAGGAACACGGGCTCT GTGAGGATGGGCTATGATGGCATGGGAGGCAGGACAAAGTTCATAGAGCCA ACAAACCTGGCAGAAATCCGTCCATTACAGGTTAGGAGCAAGAAGAAGGTCTCCAGACCAgcatctgcagctcctgcaccttcctccagcagcagccaggccagaaTGGACACTTTCCTGCTATGA
- the CAMKV gene encoding caM kinase-like vesicle-associated protein, whose amino-acid sequence MPFGCVTLGDKKDYNQPSEVTDRYDLGQVIKTEEFCEIFRAKEKTTGKLYTCKKFLKRDGRKVRKAAKNEIIILKMVKHPNILQLVDVYITRKEYFIFLELATGREVFDWILDQGYYSEKDTSNVIRQVLEAVAYLHSLKIVHRNLKLENLVYYNRLKNSKIVISDFHLAKLENGLIKEPCGTPEYLAPEVVGRQRYGRPVDCWAIGVIMYILLSGNPPFYEEADEDDYENHDKNLFRKILAGDYEFDPPYWDDISQAAKELVTRLMEVEQDQRITAEEAISHEWISGNAASDKNIKDGVCAQIEKNFARAKWKKAVRVTTLMKRLRAPEQSETAAAPAPAATPAPAATPAPAAAPTPAATPAPAATPAPAATPTTAATPAATTAPAATTAPAATPAAAPAPAAAAAEPATATDTAPAPATEPAAPSATAPEPAAPGTPPAAAQPPAPGTPPAATCTEAGAAAEPPSEQSG is encoded by the exons ATGCCGTTTGGCTGCGTGACGCTGGGAGACAAGAAAGATTATAACCAGCCGTCTGAGGTGACCGACAGATATGACCTGGGCCAGGTCATCAAAAC GGAGGAGTTCTGTGAAATCTTCCGGGCCAAGGAGAAGACGACAGGGAAGTTGTACACCTGCAAGAAGTTTCTGAAGCGGGATGGGCGGAAAGTGCGGAAGGCAGCCAAAAACGAGATCATCATCCTCAAAAT GGTGAAGCACCCTAACATCCTACAGCTGGTGGATGTCTACATCACCCGCAAGGAATATTTCATCTTCCTGGAGCT GGCCACTGGTCGGGAGGTCTTCGACTGGATCCTGGACCAGGGCTACTACTCGGAGAAGGACACCAGCAATGTCATCCGGCAGGTGCTGGAGGCTGTTGCCTACCTGCACTCACTCAAGATCGTCCACAGAAACCTCAAG CTGGAGAACCTGGTGTACTACAATCGCCTGAAGAACTCCAAGATCGTCATCAGTGACTTCCACCTGGCCAAGCTGGAGAACGGGCTCATTAAGGAGCCCTGTGGCACCCCTGAGTACCTGG CTCCGGAGGTGGTGGGGCGGCAACGGTACGGGCGGCCGGTGGACTGCTGGGCCATCGGCGTCATCATGTACATCCT CCTCTCGGGAAACCCCCCTTTCTACGAGGAGGCAGACGAGGATGACTATGAGAACCACGACAAGAACCTCTTCCGCAAAATCCTGGCTGGGGACTATGAGTTTGACCCGCCCTACTGGGATGACATCTCGCAAGCGG ctaAGGAGCTGGTGACACGCCTGATGGAGGTGGAGCAGGACCAGAGGATCACGGCAGAGGAGGCCATCTCCCATGAgtg GATCTCTGGGAATGCTGCCTCTGACAAGAACATCAAGGATGGCGTCTGTGCCCAGATCGAGAAGAACTTCGCCCGGGCCAAATGGAAG AAAGCCGTGCGAGTGACCACGCTCATGAAACGCCTGCGGGCGCCCGAGCAGTCGGAGACggcggcagccccggccccggcagcgaccccggccccggcagcgaccccagccccggcagcggctccgACCCCGGCAGCGACCCCGGCCCCGGCAGCAACTCCAGCCCCGGCAGCGACCCCGACCACGGCAGCTACCCCGGCAGCTACCACGGCCCCGGCGGCGACCACGGCCCCGGCGGCGACTCCGGCCGCCGCCCCGGCtcccgccgccgcggccgcggAGCCCGCAACCGCCACCGACacggccccggcccccgccACGGAGCCCGCAGCCCCCTCCGCCACCGCCCCGGAGCCCGCAGCCCCCGGCacgccgcccgccgccgcgcAGCCCCCGGCCCCCGGCACACCGCCCGCCGCCACATGTACCGaggccggggccgccgccgaGCCCCCCAGCGAGCAGAGCGGCTGA